The following are from one region of the Paenibacillus protaetiae genome:
- a CDS encoding mechanosensitive ion channel family protein, with the protein MIELAEDVQDVQTIEESVNWFQGIVESMTDSDTWTRIGESAFRIVVIIAIGLLMMWVVHKTIDRIILQKEMLRLQNHSRRMNTVGKLLKNIVTYVVYFIGGLLILSEFGIHLAPLLAGAGVIGLAIGFGAQSLVKDVITGFFIILEDQFAVGDVIQTGSYRGTVEVIGLRATRILSWTGEVYIIPNGMINEVTNFSLRNAVAVIDIAIAYESDVERATEVISGHLAQFQDENLVKTPEVLGVQSIGASEVTLRVTAECLPNTTAAISRKLNGELKKALDENGIEFPYTRMMTYQRNEKGGAKNGA; encoded by the coding sequence GTGATCGAATTGGCGGAAGATGTGCAGGATGTTCAAACGATCGAAGAAAGCGTAAACTGGTTTCAAGGAATCGTCGAATCGATGACCGACTCCGATACATGGACAAGAATTGGCGAATCCGCATTTCGTATTGTTGTAATTATTGCGATTGGGCTATTGATGATGTGGGTAGTCCATAAAACGATCGACCGGATTATTTTACAAAAGGAAATGCTGCGGCTTCAAAACCATAGCCGGAGAATGAACACGGTAGGCAAGCTGCTCAAAAATATTGTAACTTATGTCGTGTACTTTATTGGCGGGCTGCTTATTTTATCCGAGTTCGGCATTCATCTGGCTCCGCTGCTGGCTGGCGCCGGCGTCATCGGGCTGGCCATTGGCTTTGGCGCGCAAAGCTTAGTGAAGGACGTTATTACCGGATTTTTTATTATATTGGAAGATCAGTTTGCGGTAGGCGATGTCATTCAAACCGGCAGCTACCGGGGGACGGTCGAAGTAATCGGCTTAAGGGCAACCCGGATATTGAGCTGGACCGGTGAAGTGTATATCATTCCGAACGGGATGATTAATGAAGTAACGAATTTCTCGCTGCGTAATGCAGTAGCGGTAATCGATATTGCCATTGCCTACGAATCCGACGTGGAGCGGGCAACAGAAGTTATTAGCGGGCATTTGGCGCAGTTTCAGGACGAGAATCTGGTGAAGACGCCGGAAGTGCTCGGGGTACAGTCGATTGGCGCCTCTGAAGTGACGCTCCGCGTGACGGCGGAGTGCCTGCCGAATACAACGGCTGCCATAAGCCGTAAACTGAACGGCGAGCTGAAAAAGGCGCTGGATGAGAACGGCATCGAATTCCCGTATACGCGTATGATGACCTATCAGCGCAATGAGAAGGGCGGAGCGAAAAATGGAGCGTAA
- a CDS encoding DUF951 domain-containing protein, with product MERKQFELGDIVQMKKPHPCGTNEMEIIRMGMDIRIKCVGCKHSVLVPRVKFEKSMKKVLRSAADAGQQSGRTDNGSAE from the coding sequence ATGGAGCGTAAGCAGTTCGAATTAGGCGATATCGTTCAAATGAAAAAGCCGCATCCTTGCGGCACGAACGAGATGGAGATTATCCGCATGGGAATGGACATCCGCATCAAATGCGTAGGCTGCAAGCATAGCGTGCTTGTTCCGCGGGTGAAGTTCGAAAAAAGCATGAAAAAGGTGCTGCGCTCCGCAGCAGATGCAGGCCAGCAATCCGGCAGAACGGATAACGGATCAGCGGAGTAA